In the genome of Sphingomonas sp. LR60, the window CAAGGGCATCTCCCGAGCCGATTTCTTGGCCAACGTGCACGAGGACGACCGGGCGAAGCTGCGCGCCACGATGGCGGGCGGTCTGATCGATCCGGGCGACCTTGAACTGGAATATCGTATCGTTCACCGCGACGGGTCGACGCGTTGGGTGCTCTCGCGTGGTCACACCTATTTCGACGATGGGGGACGGCCCGCTCGCCGGACGGGAGTGGGTGTAGACATGACGTCGCAACGGCTGGTCGAGGATCAGCTTCGCCAGGCGCAAAAGATGGAGGCTGTTGGCCAGCTCACCGGCGGGATCGCGCACGACTTCAACAACCTACTCCAAGGTATCACCGGCAGTCTGGAGATTATTGGCCGCCGCATTGCCGAGGGCCGAACCAACGACGTTGGCCGTTTCATCACAGGCGCGACAACGGCTGCGAACCGGGCTGCCGCGCTGACGCACAGGCTTCTGGCCTTTTCCCGACGCCAGCCGCTCGATCCCAAGCCCGTCCGCGCCAACACGCTGCTCGCTTCTATGGAGGATCTCCTTCGCCGCACGATCGGCGAGACGATCGCGATGGAGTTGGCCCTGGCCGATGACTTGTGGATGACCCGCTGCGATCCGAACCAGCTTGAGAACGCCGTGCTCAACCTGGTCATCAACGCCCGCGACGCCATGCCGGATGGAGGATGGCTGGTAATACGGACGGCGAAAGCCCATCTCGAAATGCCCCTTGAGGCCAAACAGCGCGGTGTCATGCCCGGCCAGTATGTGTGCATCAGCGTGACCGACACCGGGATCGGCATGAGCGCCGACACGATGGCGAAAGCCTTTGAACCGTTCTTCACGACCAAGCCGATGGGACAGGGCGCCGGGCTCGGCCTTTCGATGATTTACGGTTTCGCGCATCAATCGGAGGGACACGCCAAGATCAGCAGCGAGATCGGCGAAGGCACAACCTTCACCCTGTATCTGCCGCGCTATGTCGGAGACGATCTGAATGACGAGGGTGCTGCGGCCGCCGAGCAGGCACGTTCCAGCGAGGCTGG includes:
- a CDS encoding PAS domain-containing hybrid sensor histidine kinase/response regulator; the protein is MIDVEDRRAVAAERDRAIETLRHLNEELEHRVEERTQELRDSMDFARLALSAVGGVGVWTFDVATDCFTCDANVAELYDIDPVLAAKGISRADFLANVHEDDRAKLRATMAGGLIDPGDLELEYRIVHRDGSTRWVLSRGHTYFDDGGRPARRTGVGVDMTSQRLVEDQLRQAQKMEAVGQLTGGIAHDFNNLLQGITGSLEIIGRRIAEGRTNDVGRFITGATTAANRAAALTHRLLAFSRRQPLDPKPVRANTLLASMEDLLRRTIGETIAMELALADDLWMTRCDPNQLENAVLNLVINARDAMPDGGWLVIRTAKAHLEMPLEAKQRGVMPGQYVCISVTDTGIGMSADTMAKAFEPFFTTKPMGQGAGLGLSMIYGFAHQSEGHAKISSEIGEGTTFTLYLPRYVGDDLNDEGAAAAEQARSSEAGGVVLVVEDELVVRGLIVEELGELGYATLEAADGPEGLLILQSRRKIDLLVTDIGLPGLNGRQLADAARALRPGLKIMFMTGYAENAALASGFLEPGMGMITKPFAMKTFASRVTELIEG